One region of Manduca sexta isolate Smith_Timp_Sample1 chromosome 25, JHU_Msex_v1.0, whole genome shotgun sequence genomic DNA includes:
- the LOC115443753 gene encoding voltage-dependent calcium channel subunit alpha-2/delta-3 isoform X6, with protein MCKCTCLSVLLVLFLFLDCRDCSASAQNDAPSKISLNTVQAWAVKFGTELYHFGEFITRKKEVQDSFKSAQIEARDGEKLVQSMSDDIRAMMELKISAVKRIVEAAENMAFDKQNEQVPEDFQFYNSKEMEEPYDEVSLTTTPEPEFNLENWIVRPPTKNAHLQANSHFSNIPVNINFSSVHVPTNVYAWAPEVIKGIHWSEGLDTHFINNYQSDPTLSWQYFGSSTGFMRHYPAMKWRADPVDIYDCRTRAWYMEAAASPKDVVILVDRSGSMTGQRRDIAKHVVTNILDTLGNNDFVNVMTFADTVEEIVPCFEDSLVQATLGNLRELKLALDNFETMEIANFSAALTRAFELLEIYRNNSGGANCNQAIMLVTDGVPYNYKEIFEKYNWKYDTPVRVFTYLIGREVADVREVKWMACANRGYYVHLSTLAEVRERVLEHVNVLARPLVLQREKHPVVWTPVYANVTDPKVADYLWEQRERAEQKERFMSQRRDKALFNSEKEQDRRWRITQMKQGQYSELGNSQYQLMTSVSMPVYDLRHNESVEENGQKEMRIARLLGVAGTDVPLSEIQALMTPYKIGVNGYAFIVTNNGYILIHPDLRPVFQQILKPSYNSVDMIEVELFDDDRGPRNFSKELTTLRKEIIDQKTGNKVMDVKYHLDDMKRVSRAKKHYFWTGISDSPFTLVVTIPENYGRHRITPPPTDDIHRLSLTSKNISARQYLSDKWSVHPDWMYCRHYERTFSSPEDELLYFLERVAKPGWRWPAKPRPPEHHKNKPGHERHNNGTPEAKERGKMSNNTPRNEYYCDHGLMQALVYDARNTAWFNKSISDSASDDKASEFIQRFGYIVAFLSTHSGLTRWQTHPPKEHDNDRPEFGKQWPRSINEVWYRRAVEQHYVDPLSYVYSVDLNTDKYPLNVSAAMVTASHAVFHGDGHRKAPAAVVGFQFRHERLSEWFENITSSCEHNKECVTCLSDNWDCYLVDNNGWIVVSEDGNQTGQFFGKIRPDIMLRLVEEKIFKAVHVVDYQAVCFREKKTTNPASRLLTPLENVRIVMSWLLMTTIWFYNSIATGLAQASGYPYEDEYVTPTVAYQSYENDEDTDDPYMSKPTNMKILERDFEKLVLINRTRPTPCDREMYLYQLDYNNLEEKMNKPVKDCDRPFYVQLVNYTNMLMVVVDNTCAKEDVPTMSVDATEVQYNESLPCLKHMHPLYRKQPTSCIRNHTDESNIDMCGRGNMLRFNKFAILLCVFVTLKW; from the exons ATGTGCAAGTGTACTTGTTTGTCAGTGTTATTGGTGCTGTTCTTGTTCCTGGACTGCAGGGACTGCTCGGCCAGTGCACAAAATGATGCCCCTAGCAAAATATCGCTCAACAC GGTACAAGCGTGGGCCGTTAAGTTTGGTACTGAGCTATATCATTTCGGAGAATTTATTACCAGGAAAAAAGAAGTTCAAGAT AGTTTTAAGTCTGCACAAATCGAAGCTCGAGATGGTGAAAAGCTAGTTCAAAGTATGTCTGATGACATTCGCGCTATGATGGAACTTAAAATAAGTGCAGTAAAAAGAATTGTTGAAGCGGCCGAGAATATGGCATTCGACAAACAAAACGAACAAGTGCCAGAAGATTTTCAATTTTACAACAGCAAAGAAATGGAGGAGCCATACGATGAAGTGTCATTGACTACCACGCCAGAGCCagaatttaatttagaaaactGGATTGTCCGACCGCCTACAAAAAATGCTCATTTACAAGCCAATTCACATTTTTCTAATATACCAGTTAATATCAATTTCAGTAGTGTGCACGTCCCGACAAATGTTTACGCTTGGG CGCCAGAAGTTATTAAGGGAATACACTGGTCCGAAGGGCTGGACacacattttataaacaattaccaAAGTGATCCTACACTTTCGTGGCAATATTTCGGAAGTTCCACTGGCTTCATGCGGCATTATCCTG cAATGAAATGGAGAGCAGATCCGGTAGACATTTATGATTGTCGCACACGCGCTTGGTATATGGAAGCTGCCGCTAGCCCAAAGGATGTAGTCATTTTAGTTGACCGAAGCGGGTCAATGACTGGCCAAAGACGAGACATTGCTAAACACGTAGTAACCAACATTCTCGATACATTGGGCAACAATGATTTCGTTAATGTAATGACGTTCGCTGACACAGTGGAGGAAATAGTACCATGCTTTGAAGATTCTCTTGTTCAG gcgACTCTGGGTAACCTCCGAGAATTAAAACTAGCGTTGGATAATTTTGAAACAATGGAAATAGCGAACTTTTCAGCGGCTTTAACTCGCGCATTTGAGCTGCTGGAGATTTATAGAAACAACAGCGGCGGTGCCAATTGTAATCAG GCTATTATGTTAGTAACTGATGGAGTTCCATACAATTACAAAGAGATCTTCGAGAAGTATAACTGGAAATATGATACTCCAGTGCGGGTGTTCACGTACCTGATAGGGCGCGAG GTAGCTGATGTACGCGAGGTTAAATGGATGGCTTGTGCAAACAGAGGGTACTATGTACATTTGAGTACTCTAGCGGAAGTTCGAGAGAGGGTTCTGGAGCACGTTAATGTGTTGGCGCGTCCACTCGTGCTGCAGAGGGAGAAACATCCCGTCGTGTGGACGCCTGTTTATGCCAATGTCACC GATCCGAAAGTGGCAGATTATTTGTGGGAGCAACGCGAGAGAGCCGAGCAGAAGGAGCGATTCATGAGCCAGCGAAGAGACAAGGCTTTGTTTAACTCCGAAAAGGAACAAGATCGGCGATGGAGAATCACTCAA ATGAAACAGGGCCAGTACAGCGAATTAGGAAATTCGCAGTATCAACTGATGACATCAGTCTCAATGCCAGTTTACGATCTACGACACAACGAG TCCGTAGAGGAGAACGGGCAAAAAGAG ATGCGTATAGCTAGACTATTAGGAGTAGCGGGAACAGATGTACCACTCTCCGAGATACAAGCATTAATGACCCCTTATAAG ATTGGAGTAAATGGATACGCCTTCATAGTTACCAACAACGGATATATTTTGATACATCCTGATCTGCGGCCTGTG tttcaacaaattttaaaacctaGTTACAATAGCGTTGATATGATTGAAGTGGAACTATTCGATGATGACCGTGGGCCCAGGAACTTCAGCAAGGAATTAACAACG CTTCGGAAAGAAATTATTGATCAGAAGACAGGAAATAAAGTGATGGACGTGAAGTATCATCTTGATGACATG AAAAGAGTATCTCGGGCTAAGAAGCATTATTTCTGGACAGGAATCAGCGACTCTCCATTCACTCTCGTGGTAACCATACCTGAGAACTACGGACGGCACCGCATAACTCCGCCGCCGACAGACGACATACATCGCCTCTCGCTTACATCCAAAAATATTTCTGCTCGTCAATACCTGTCTGATAAATGGAGTGTTCACCCTGATTG gaTGTACTGTCGTCATTACGAACGAACTTTTTCTTCTCCCGAGGATGAGCTATTATACTTTTTGGAGCGAGTAGCAAAGCCAGGATGGCGTTGGCCAGCAAAACCGCGACCACCCGAGCACCACAAAAACAAGCCCGGACACGAACGTCACAATAATG GAACCCCAGAAGCGAAGGAGAGAGGCAAAATGTCAAACAACACTCCGAGGAATGAGTATTACT GTGATCACGGGTTGATGCAAGCTTTGGTGTACGATGCTAGAAATACAGCGTGGTTTAACAAAAGCATCTCGGATTCAGCATCGGATGACAAAGC GTCGGAATTCATTCAGCGCTTTGGATACATCGTGGCGTTCCTCTCGACTCACAGTGGACTGACTCGTTGGCAGACTCACCCCCCAAAAGAACATGACAATGATAG acCAGAATTCGGCAAACAATGGCCCCGATCGATTAACGAGGTGTGGTATCGAAGGGCAGTGGAGCAACATTACGTAGATCCTCTTAGCTACGTGTACAGCGTAGATTTGAACACTGATAAGTATCCGTTGAACGTCAGCGCGGCCATGGTGACAGCGTCTCACGCTGTCTTCCACGGTGATGGTCATAGGAAAGCGCCGGCCGCAGTCGTCGGCTTTCAATTCCGACATGAAAGGCTTAGCGAGTGGTTCGAAAATATTACGTCTTCG TGTGAACATAACAAGGAGTGTGTGACGTGCCTCTCAGACAATTGGGACTGTTATTTAGTGGACAATAACGGATGGATAGTTGTGAGCGAAGACGGAAACCAAACTGGACAGTTCTTTGGAAAG ATACGGCCCGATATTATGCTGAGACTGGTGgaggaaaaaatattcaaggCAGTGCACGTCGTCGATTACCAAGCGGTATGTTTTAGAGAGAAGAAAACAACCAATCCGGCTTCCAGATTGCTCACG cctTTAGAAAATGTAAGAATTGTTATGTCTTGGCTCCTGATGACAACAATCTGGTTCTACAATTCTATCGCCACGGGCTTGGCGCAAGCATCTGGTTATCCTTACGAAGACG AGTATGTTACACCCACTG TTGCCTACCAGAGCTATGAGAACGATGAGGATACAGACGATCCCTATATGTCGAAGCCGACAAATATGAAAATTCTAGAACGCGACTTCGAGAAACTAGTGCTTATAAACAGGACTCGACCAACACCTTGCGACAGAGAAATGTACCTTTACCAACTGGACTACAATAATTTAGAGGAGAAAATGAATAAGCCAGTGAAGGATTGCGACCGACCGTTCTACGTACAACTGGTGAACTATACGAATATGCTGATGGTGGTGGTCGACAATACCTGCGCGAAGGAGGACGTGCCGACGATGTCGGTGGACGCCACGGAGGTGCAATACAATGAGTCGTTGCCTTGTCTTAAACATATGCATCCCCTGTATAGAAAGCAACCGACGTCTTGCATAAGGAATCATACTGAT gAGAGCAACATCGACATGTGCGGGCGCGGCAACATGCTCCGGTTCAATAAATTCGCAATACTCTTGTGTGTATTTGTAACACTCAAATGGTAA
- the LOC115443753 gene encoding voltage-dependent calcium channel subunit alpha-2/delta-3 isoform X2 translates to MCKCTCLSVLLVLFLFLDCRDCSASAQNDAPSKISLNTVQAWAVKFGTELYHFGEFITRKKEVQDSFKSAQIEARDGEKLVQSMSDDIRAMMELKISAVKRIVEAAENMAFDKQNEQVPEDFQFYNSKEMEEPYDEVSLTTTPEPEFNLENWIVRPPTKNAHLQANSHFSNIPVNINFSSVHVPTNVYAWAPEVIKGIHWSEGLDTHFINNYQSDPTLSWQYFGSSTGFMRHYPAMKWRADPVDIYDCRTRAWYMEAAASPKDVVILVDRSGSMTGQRRDIAKHVVTNILDTLGNNDFVNVMTFADTVEEIVPCFEDSLVQATLGNLRELKLALDNFETMEIANFSAALTRAFELLEIYRNNSGGANCNQAIMLVTDGVPYNYKEIFEKYNWKYDTPVRVFTYLIGREVADVREVKWMACANRGYYVHLSTLAEVRERVLEHVNVLARPLVLQREKHPVVWTPVYANVTDPKVADYLWEQRERAEQKERFMSQRRDKALFNSEKEQDRRWRITQMKQGQYSELGNSQYQLMTSVSMPVYDLRHNENITENVLINEAYWVSVTKEMRIARLLGVAGTDVPLSEIQALMTPYKIGVNGYAFIVTNNGYILIHPDLRPVFQQILKPSYNSVDMIEVELFDDDRGPRNFSKELTTLRKEIIDQKTGNKVMDVKYHLDDMKRVSRAKKHYFWTGISDSPFTLVVTIPENYGRHRITPPPTDDIHRLSLTSKNISARQYLSDKWSVHPDWMYCRHYERTFSSPEDELLYFLERVAKPGWRWPAKPRPPEHHKNKPGHERHNNGTPEAKERGKMSNNTPRNEYYCDHGLMQALVYDARNTAWFNKSISDSASDDKASEFIQRFGYIVAFLSTHSGLTRWQTHPPKEHDNDRPEFGKQWPRSINEVWYRRAVEQHYVDPLSYVYSVDLNTDKYPLNVSAAMVTASHAVFHGDGHRKAPAAVVGFQFRHERLSEWFENITSSCEHNKECVTCLSDNWDCYLVDNNGWIVVSEDGNQTGQFFGKIRPDIMLRLVEEKIFKAVHVVDYQAVCFREKKTTNPASRLLTPLENVRIVMSWLLMTTIWFYNSIATGLAQASGYPYEDEYVTPTVAYQSYENDEDTDDPYMSKPTNMKILERDFEKLVLINRTRPTPCDREMYLYQLDYNNLEEKMNKPVKDCDRPFYVQLVNYTNMLMVVVDNTCAKEDVPTMSVDATEVQYNESLPCLKHMHPLYRKQPTSCIRNHTDESNIDMCGRGNMLRFNKFAILLCVFVTLKW, encoded by the exons ATGTGCAAGTGTACTTGTTTGTCAGTGTTATTGGTGCTGTTCTTGTTCCTGGACTGCAGGGACTGCTCGGCCAGTGCACAAAATGATGCCCCTAGCAAAATATCGCTCAACAC GGTACAAGCGTGGGCCGTTAAGTTTGGTACTGAGCTATATCATTTCGGAGAATTTATTACCAGGAAAAAAGAAGTTCAAGAT AGTTTTAAGTCTGCACAAATCGAAGCTCGAGATGGTGAAAAGCTAGTTCAAAGTATGTCTGATGACATTCGCGCTATGATGGAACTTAAAATAAGTGCAGTAAAAAGAATTGTTGAAGCGGCCGAGAATATGGCATTCGACAAACAAAACGAACAAGTGCCAGAAGATTTTCAATTTTACAACAGCAAAGAAATGGAGGAGCCATACGATGAAGTGTCATTGACTACCACGCCAGAGCCagaatttaatttagaaaactGGATTGTCCGACCGCCTACAAAAAATGCTCATTTACAAGCCAATTCACATTTTTCTAATATACCAGTTAATATCAATTTCAGTAGTGTGCACGTCCCGACAAATGTTTACGCTTGGG CGCCAGAAGTTATTAAGGGAATACACTGGTCCGAAGGGCTGGACacacattttataaacaattaccaAAGTGATCCTACACTTTCGTGGCAATATTTCGGAAGTTCCACTGGCTTCATGCGGCATTATCCTG cAATGAAATGGAGAGCAGATCCGGTAGACATTTATGATTGTCGCACACGCGCTTGGTATATGGAAGCTGCCGCTAGCCCAAAGGATGTAGTCATTTTAGTTGACCGAAGCGGGTCAATGACTGGCCAAAGACGAGACATTGCTAAACACGTAGTAACCAACATTCTCGATACATTGGGCAACAATGATTTCGTTAATGTAATGACGTTCGCTGACACAGTGGAGGAAATAGTACCATGCTTTGAAGATTCTCTTGTTCAG gcgACTCTGGGTAACCTCCGAGAATTAAAACTAGCGTTGGATAATTTTGAAACAATGGAAATAGCGAACTTTTCAGCGGCTTTAACTCGCGCATTTGAGCTGCTGGAGATTTATAGAAACAACAGCGGCGGTGCCAATTGTAATCAG GCTATTATGTTAGTAACTGATGGAGTTCCATACAATTACAAAGAGATCTTCGAGAAGTATAACTGGAAATATGATACTCCAGTGCGGGTGTTCACGTACCTGATAGGGCGCGAG GTAGCTGATGTACGCGAGGTTAAATGGATGGCTTGTGCAAACAGAGGGTACTATGTACATTTGAGTACTCTAGCGGAAGTTCGAGAGAGGGTTCTGGAGCACGTTAATGTGTTGGCGCGTCCACTCGTGCTGCAGAGGGAGAAACATCCCGTCGTGTGGACGCCTGTTTATGCCAATGTCACC GATCCGAAAGTGGCAGATTATTTGTGGGAGCAACGCGAGAGAGCCGAGCAGAAGGAGCGATTCATGAGCCAGCGAAGAGACAAGGCTTTGTTTAACTCCGAAAAGGAACAAGATCGGCGATGGAGAATCACTCAA ATGAAACAGGGCCAGTACAGCGAATTAGGAAATTCGCAGTATCAACTGATGACATCAGTCTCAATGCCAGTTTACGATCTACGACACAACGAG AACATCACAGAGAATGTACTGATAAATGAAGCTTACTGGGTATCAGTTACGAAAGAG ATGCGTATAGCTAGACTATTAGGAGTAGCGGGAACAGATGTACCACTCTCCGAGATACAAGCATTAATGACCCCTTATAAG ATTGGAGTAAATGGATACGCCTTCATAGTTACCAACAACGGATATATTTTGATACATCCTGATCTGCGGCCTGTG tttcaacaaattttaaaacctaGTTACAATAGCGTTGATATGATTGAAGTGGAACTATTCGATGATGACCGTGGGCCCAGGAACTTCAGCAAGGAATTAACAACG CTTCGGAAAGAAATTATTGATCAGAAGACAGGAAATAAAGTGATGGACGTGAAGTATCATCTTGATGACATG AAAAGAGTATCTCGGGCTAAGAAGCATTATTTCTGGACAGGAATCAGCGACTCTCCATTCACTCTCGTGGTAACCATACCTGAGAACTACGGACGGCACCGCATAACTCCGCCGCCGACAGACGACATACATCGCCTCTCGCTTACATCCAAAAATATTTCTGCTCGTCAATACCTGTCTGATAAATGGAGTGTTCACCCTGATTG gaTGTACTGTCGTCATTACGAACGAACTTTTTCTTCTCCCGAGGATGAGCTATTATACTTTTTGGAGCGAGTAGCAAAGCCAGGATGGCGTTGGCCAGCAAAACCGCGACCACCCGAGCACCACAAAAACAAGCCCGGACACGAACGTCACAATAATG GAACCCCAGAAGCGAAGGAGAGAGGCAAAATGTCAAACAACACTCCGAGGAATGAGTATTACT GTGATCACGGGTTGATGCAAGCTTTGGTGTACGATGCTAGAAATACAGCGTGGTTTAACAAAAGCATCTCGGATTCAGCATCGGATGACAAAGC GTCGGAATTCATTCAGCGCTTTGGATACATCGTGGCGTTCCTCTCGACTCACAGTGGACTGACTCGTTGGCAGACTCACCCCCCAAAAGAACATGACAATGATAG acCAGAATTCGGCAAACAATGGCCCCGATCGATTAACGAGGTGTGGTATCGAAGGGCAGTGGAGCAACATTACGTAGATCCTCTTAGCTACGTGTACAGCGTAGATTTGAACACTGATAAGTATCCGTTGAACGTCAGCGCGGCCATGGTGACAGCGTCTCACGCTGTCTTCCACGGTGATGGTCATAGGAAAGCGCCGGCCGCAGTCGTCGGCTTTCAATTCCGACATGAAAGGCTTAGCGAGTGGTTCGAAAATATTACGTCTTCG TGTGAACATAACAAGGAGTGTGTGACGTGCCTCTCAGACAATTGGGACTGTTATTTAGTGGACAATAACGGATGGATAGTTGTGAGCGAAGACGGAAACCAAACTGGACAGTTCTTTGGAAAG ATACGGCCCGATATTATGCTGAGACTGGTGgaggaaaaaatattcaaggCAGTGCACGTCGTCGATTACCAAGCGGTATGTTTTAGAGAGAAGAAAACAACCAATCCGGCTTCCAGATTGCTCACG cctTTAGAAAATGTAAGAATTGTTATGTCTTGGCTCCTGATGACAACAATCTGGTTCTACAATTCTATCGCCACGGGCTTGGCGCAAGCATCTGGTTATCCTTACGAAGACG AGTATGTTACACCCACTG TTGCCTACCAGAGCTATGAGAACGATGAGGATACAGACGATCCCTATATGTCGAAGCCGACAAATATGAAAATTCTAGAACGCGACTTCGAGAAACTAGTGCTTATAAACAGGACTCGACCAACACCTTGCGACAGAGAAATGTACCTTTACCAACTGGACTACAATAATTTAGAGGAGAAAATGAATAAGCCAGTGAAGGATTGCGACCGACCGTTCTACGTACAACTGGTGAACTATACGAATATGCTGATGGTGGTGGTCGACAATACCTGCGCGAAGGAGGACGTGCCGACGATGTCGGTGGACGCCACGGAGGTGCAATACAATGAGTCGTTGCCTTGTCTTAAACATATGCATCCCCTGTATAGAAAGCAACCGACGTCTTGCATAAGGAATCATACTGAT gAGAGCAACATCGACATGTGCGGGCGCGGCAACATGCTCCGGTTCAATAAATTCGCAATACTCTTGTGTGTATTTGTAACACTCAAATGGTAA